AATCTtcagttcttcagttcaggtacctcgtaCGGAAAAGCAAACCTgctttgtgaactgtttgtaaagtGTGTAAAAGAATAAAGTTCAgctaacctttttattttttaattaggttttGTGTGCAGGTTCATGTTTGTATGTAAGTTTCAGTGTTTAGGTTACCATCAGGTCTGAACATGTATTATATTAGTAATTCAAATTATCTAGTAGCCTGTGTGTTAATGctgatcgtgctgtttgttcaggaacttgttcacagtgtattcataaagtttattcaaagcctccttcctggctttgttagtGCAGAGagcactgtgctgtgttgttcTATTACCGTCAACCTGTCATTGAAACCGGAGATGagttgctattgtggttactgCATTGCTGCTAAAAGCAGACACAATTCCCAATTGCctttaaaactgtattaattTGCTGTACTCAATTTAAAAAGATAGACTGAGCGTATAGAACAGCGATGAAGCAATCTTagtgacagacaacattcagacgGTGTgtagagagatttttttttttcttcaagcagaaaaaacataaaatacacaaatactgcatttatgtatttgattgcagatttatttgaaacagtgattaaacattcAAGGTTgtttaccagagattaaggccctcgtattgaccaatcaggttaaatgTTTTCTAATGTTCATTTAAATGCAGTAGATACcattacaataaatactgtaatatatacaaaTTTAAGTTATCATACACGTGATCTTCTATTTATTCATTAGTTAATTAGTGTAGTGTTAGCCTTGAAATGAAACAGCTTCTTCTtaatcattttcttatttttaggtGAGCAAGAGAAGATACCGGTACTCAAGAATCTTTCACTCTGCAATGTCTCCCAATTCAACAACAATGTCTTTGAATGTTACCTCTGGTAGACCACTGTTTTATATTAATGGTTTTTCTAATATGTTGTATGCAAACTATTACTTTATATTCTTGTCTGTTGTTTATGTTTTAACAATATTAGCCAATGCATTTCTAATGCTATTAATATGTGTAGAACAAAGTTTACATAACCCCAAATatgttgctgtttttcatttagcTGTAGTTGATACCTGTTGCAGTACAGCGGTAATCCCAAATCTAATTCACACATTCATTTTCAGCTCCCAGTTTATTGTGTTCGAGGCCTGCCTAGCTAAtatgttttttgtgcatttttttactGGCTTGCAGTCCCTTTCTCTTGTGCTGTTGGCATATGACAGATTAATTGCCATATGTTTCCCATTGCAATATCACACAATTAATACTAACACTAGAATGATTATAATTATAGCTGTAATTTGGGTAATTCTCTCAGTTATGTTGCTTGTCCTAGTCCTTTTAGTTGCACGGCTGTCCTTCTGTAACTCTACTGTGATTAACAGTTATTTTTGTGACCATGGACCTGTTTACAAATTGGCCTGTAATGACACATCCGccaattatattttttctatactgttgatttcattatttttaattttaccaGTGGCCCTCATTATACTGTCTTATGCATGCATTCTAtttgaactttttaaaattgcatctAGAGAGGGCAAAAGAAAAGCTCTTAAAACATGTACCTCCCATTTAATTTtggtaataatattttttttaccaatattAGTGACGTATATAACAGCAATGGTCTCTGCTATTCATCCCAATGCTAGAATCTTAAATAACTCACTGTCTGCTACCATTCCACCCCTGTTGAACCCCATCATTTACACTCTGAAAACTGAGGAAATAATGGAAGCGattaaaaaactgtttaaaaaaaccaaaatttTCCAGGTGAAAAGTTGATTTTAATATGGCATAATTTGTACACCAAATGACTGTATCatattatattacaatatatctacacattttaataaaatataggtatatactgtaaaatgttaGTGGATACAATGACCCTACTGCAGATGTTCTTGTGTAATTCTACTCTTTTCTTGTTCTTCACATACAGTAACTGGAATGAATGATGATTTGTGATAACCTGTTGTGTTAGTTTTTATTTGCCTTGGGTCTTAGTCATGTTGGCTGAAGCTCctatattttacaatatgttttaacaGACATATCTACTTTGATTGCAATTTACTCTGTGTGTGGAACTGTGAAATACTTACAGAAAGCAAATATTAGAAGTTCAGttctttaaattataaaatactgtcgaagtctgtgtgtgtgttgaattgGCTGTAATGCTGAGGTGACTTGAGTATAACAGTTCTTGGATTAAACTACAACGTTTTTATTTAATGGCAACTGACTTAATTGTAATCAATTGAATCATTGTTCAGTTCACCAGTACTGTAAACATCTGacagtaatattatattaaactTGTGTGCATATTCAGTTACTTCCATATTGCTTGAATTACTTGAGCTACAAAACTTCTTATTTTAACAATTGTTTAATGCAATTTATGAAACTTGGTAGACCTGTAtatgtgtaatattaaaaatacaattctgtgaATATTTGATGCATTGAACTCCTTTTTATTGTACCAGTTTCATcacctttttgtattatttgcatTGTTAAAAACTGCATCAGCAGATGCACGGcacaaagcatttaaaacatcTACCTCATATGTAACCCTTTCCTGCCCACATTTACTTCTGAGGTTCAGAAAATTAAGcatttcataaaattacaaaaacataaacaccCCAAGTAGGGGTGTGTGATTTATTCTGACCTGTGCTTTGACTACACAACTGTCAACAATATGAAATAAGATCTACAGGTCGTACCTCTTTGATCTGAAGTTATTCCTGTACATCTCTACAAGCATGTTATGCTTGTGTGCCTGTCACAGATTTCCTTggtaggtgacgtcagaccagggaggaGACAGACAACAGTCAGCACTGgagtaatgaatgaatgaactggtgcgcagatttattgaaaaataaaaggtttaaacagaaacaaacactgaactcGAAACAAAATGgtacggtggccaaaacagaagaaacaaaacactgaacacactccccgttcagccaaagctgcttatttttatattgtggccgagggattaactggctaccagttacctagtttatcccccaatcacagggtttctcatatgcATGGTCAACatccagtttgtcaataatcacttgctcttgaccacgcattctcacgattttatctggataaggcattttaaccccatccaggctgtcaaacaataataataaaactgcatgttttcacacacaaacaatacattttaaataataataataataataataataataataataataataataataataataataataataatacatatgcacacagtGGCATTGTGTACCCTGTCAGAATGCCCCTCCCATGTGCTGACTGCACTGATTACACACGTGTTAACAATATGAAATACGATCTGCAGGTCGTACCTCTTTGACCTAAAGTTAATCCTGTAGATCTCTACAACCACGTCATGCATGTGTGCCCCTCCCATGTGCTGACTGCACTGCTTCACAGCTGCTGGTTCTGGAACCTGTACCTGCTGCTTTTTACCAACAGAGCAACATTTCACACCTCAGCTGGTGTGCTCTCAGTGAAAGATGAGGTCTGGCACACACATTTGTTGACACACCCCTTTATCCATTATTAATGATGGGTGATCCAGTGTGTTACACATAATGGAGATTTCTTTGTTCAGCTAACTGATCAAAAAGTGTCTGAAAATATTTGCTTCAAGTACTAGTAAGGTGTAAGTTCTCACAGTGTCTCATTCAGCCACTGCCCATGCAAGAGCTCTGTTCCTCACTTTCCGTTCTTGTACCGTTTAGGTTTCTTTCATTATTAATTTTTTCttggtacattttatttcttatcactattttgtatttacttatttatttggtAGATGCCTTCATCCTTCTCTATGTAGAAACACACATTGATATGTAGTATTTAAGGTACAGACATATTTGGCTAtagtacttttttcatttttattaatattatttctggTTTTCACTAAACAATAGCCTAAATTATATAGTTGTGAAATACAGTAGTCATATCCGATGTGATTGGTTCCAGCGGTCCATTGGAtatgtgaaaatactgtatctcagAGGGACTCGGTATACTACATTGTAGCTGTTTTATTAACACTGgggtacagtcagcactcagatatctgTTGGCCAGATatgtcagtcacgttttaccgcccttgtattaaaaatacaatcagtccccattatatatatatatatatatatatatataatatatatatatatatatatatatatatatatatatatatatatatatatatatatatatatatatatatatatatatatacatatatatacatacatattatgtcatacagtatgtaaaagatATCTGAAGATAGGcagatttgtatatatttttacattgaatttgttcagatctttttgtgggttgtagtagtatatagagggagccTAAGAGAAAAAATACACACCAAAAagtggtgcttctttcattttctgcattttgtgCAAGGTTTCACAAACATGCAAGatcttttttgtgggttgtagtagtatatagagggagcccaagagaaaaaataacaccaaagtttggtgcttctttcatttgtttggtgtgcaaggtaatcaaacatgcaatcagactaactttggcccttaccatcagagttaagttgtcagcacacaggttctagaggcacatcatgccacgatcaaaagaaattcctgaagacctccggggaaaaaaagttgttgatgcgtATCAGTCTGGAAGgggttacaaagtcatttctaaggctctggggctccaccaaaccacagtcagagccatattgtccaaatggagaaagtttgggactgtagtgaatcttcccaggagtggccgtcctgccataatctctccaagagcaaggcgtaaaatcgtccaggaagtcacaaagaatcgTAGAACAACATCAGGGATCTgtaggcctctctcacctcggctaaggtcagtgttcatgactccaccatcagaaagacactgggtaaaaatgggattcatggctgagtagcaaggcagaaacctcTGCTCACAAGGAATAGTTCtgtaacaatgttctatggacagatgagtcaaaagtggaactttttggccaacatgggccccgttatgtcttgTGATAACCaaaaactgcattccacagtaagaacctcataccaacggtcaagcatggtgatggtagtgtcatgatttagggatgctttgctgcatcaggagcTGGACGACTTACCATCACTAAAGCAACCATGAATTcagctctgtatcagagaattctacaggagaatgtctggccatccgtccgtgagctgaagctgaagctgaagctgaagcgcagctgggtcatgcagcaagacaatgatccgaaacacacaagcaagtctacatcagaatggttgaagaacaagaaatttaaagttttggaatggcctagtcaaagtccagacctaaaccccattgagatgttgtggcaggacctgaaacgagcagtttatgctcaaatacccacaaatgtcactgagttgaagcacttctgcatgaaggagtgggccaaaattcctccactgcgctgtgagagactgatcaataactacaggatgCGACTggctgcagttattgctgctaaaggtgacgtaaccagttattgagtctaagggggcgattgctttttcacacagggacattgggtgttgcataactttctttaataaataaatgaaataaatatcaaaactTTGTGTTATTTgctcactcagggtcccttttatctaatattagattttggttgtagatctgataacattcagtgtcaaaaatatgcaaaaatgcagaaaatcagacagggggcaaatactttttcacggtactgtgtatatttatatgtgtgtagAAAATGAATGCACTTAACTGTCAGACACGTTttctgactctgtcaccagttttctgatacaaagtccagctcttcaatgttacaatttatctgaatattcAGCACAACatgcgttttttttcttttttttttttttttttaattctcgaatgccaaatcagtcttatattgtgcagttacacggtgcttcctccagtttcacctgacaaaatgcagccaaaacaaagcgaacaagtcaagctagggtaatgtaacagttaatcattaaacagttttagatattgTAGGGCTAATTATATGGAGaataatttgtgccaaaattaaaataaataaataaataaaaacctaaatacattacatttattcatttattgattgatttcatttttttaattttggcatgaTCTTTTCACTCTAGTATTTCTCACTGAGCGTCAATCATACTAGAAGGATGGGACACTACCACTGCTGGTGAGTTCAATTATCTACTAACTGGTCTGCTGGTTAGAGTCAGCTAGAATCGAGAACTGACGGCTGAAGAAACCATTCAAATAAACATCCTCAAAAAAAGGTTGCTAAATGGGTaaacatttaactaattttaactaaaataaatacttaaaaaaattgttaaaaggactgtaaattcCACAACTGCATAGCAAAGCAACAGACTTTCTGGAACAGGAGCCAAGATTGTAACCACTAGTCCTGCTCCTGTTTCTAGCAATACTAGTCAACTCATTTGAGCTCAATGAGAATTGTATTGCTCAGACACCAACTGGGGGGTCGTTTCTATATTGCGAGATTGTAAGTTCAAATATGATCGGTCTTTCGATCAGCTATCATCACCTGCAATCTGTGTGAGCAACGTTATATAGCACGACATTGTATGATATGCAAACTATCCCCAGGTCTTTCAGATGAACACAttacaactactgtatataaaaacaaatcagtttatATTTTAGTGGGTTATATGGTTTGGCAACATACaaagcaagaaccaaactgccctctgttgaaaagaaatggaagagaaccaaactccctgctgccctagacctctaccgctccctcctcttctccttctcctctactctctcctctgctaaatgtTCCTATTTctaatctattatccaatcctccactaataACCCacggaaactattctctacctcctccccctcctcaaccctcctctatctcctctgatgactttgcctTTCTTCTCCTGTAAAATCTCTCATATCTGCATACTCTTTAACACCTTTCCCTCCACCATACTCCCTCCCACTCCAACCCCAACGCCCTCTGTTtcccctactaactcacccttcttctccttctctcccctctcagactctgacctctcctccctcctccagggccacataCCCACCATGTGCGTCCTGGATCCACTCCCCACTCgtctctttcaagctgctgctccttgTCGTGGAACTTTTGAGGCctgcaactaaaagagccaactgcaccaggtattcagagatataaagctttattagtttgcgcaaacgagaacagctcaacacatcagtgttaagaagcccgagcagtgttctctcatacagagttagcatacagttattatacctttacagagagacaaggtggtttccctttcaaccaataagatagagccaactcagttggtgtaacaaagaaagggggacaggtatttacaagatagtacaataaaggttaggtggaaaggtgggttcgcCATGATCAACCAATAAGatagagccaactcagttggtgtaacaaagaaaggggtgacaggtatttacaaggttaggtggaaaggtgggttcgcCCTGATCAACCAAGAAGCTGGAGCCTTTTGTCACACCAcaaacagtttggttttcagctacacatacctgcagtttaatacatttactttatttctataaacttaatagatcataaactcaaaatgctttaaagcatataactcagtgaataattgtagtacagagtagcaacaaacaggtacaggaatggttctatgcaattattcccctacactTACATATTTAAAATCGTGCAAAACGAAACTATAAAAACGCAACTAGTAAAATAAAAGTTGGCCTACAAGCTGCTAAGCACAACATCCACTAAAAGGGGGGTCCAGTTCCAGGAACCTTCTGCGCTACACACACTCAAATAAACTAAGTGGGATTAGAATCCCCTAAACTCCTGAGTGGCGcctccagtaaaggcgctccacgtggagtgcaggatgtgcactatagcctggggatcgcaggtttgaatccaggctgtcacagctgaccgtgaccGAGAGTTCcaagggggtggcgcacaattggccgagcgctgcctgggtagggagggcttaggtcggcaggggaattcACTGCTCACTGCGCATCAGCAatccctgtggccgatagggcgactgtggttctgcagtggatcctccagatctgtgttgtcctccggcactataggtctggtggcctcgctgtggatccgcagtgcgaaaaaaaaacagattggcagattggagatgactaaattttaaaaaataaaaaagaatcccCTAAACTAATCCATATTTTACAGTTGTGGTTAATCCAGTCCACACATGGTGATTAGTCAAACAACAAAGGACTGGATTTCCAGCGCCTTTTAAATAACTACTTGAAACCAAAGTGTTATATGTAAAAGTTACATATAGGCCATATGGGCCTATATGCACCTTCACCTCCTAAGACAAACCCTTACACCAGGTAATGGTAAATGTTTCTCTAGCAAATGAAGGTTACCCAGGAAAAGGAACAGTGCAGCATACCTGGATAATGTGAAGCCAGCTTTACCAGGACTGGGGAAATGTATCCATAGATAAAAGTAATACTTTATAGGCTGAAACTAATATTTAGGGAAAGCTTTTGAAAGCTTGATGTTTGAATCCTGAGCACACAGGGAATGCTGTATTGGGCTTTGTGCCCCAGCGGGTTCAAGAGAACAATCGACTGGGGCTAGTTTACCTCCAGGCAGAGACTTCCTTTCttgtactttcaaaataaataaataaataaataacactacaCTGACAAGACCTTTGTAACATCAAATTGTACTATATTTATCCAGCTTTTGGAAAAGTGTGTTCAAAACATTGGCATTGTGGTcaattaaacacagttttaagaaaTGCTATCACACAACATGAACACAACTAATGCAGGGGccagtaaaataaattataaagaaACCAGTTCAAGGGCACAGAGCTGCATCAGAGCAGAGCCAcgactttaaaaaatgttttacttctcAGGCATTTCACAACAGACTTCCCTGACTAATCTCAAAACATTCTAATCTGTTTATAGTTTACTTATGaatttacattacaaatataGTACATTGTCAACATACACCTCCAGACTGTTGCAGATAAAAACACTACGATGTAATTAGCAAGACTGAACCCTCCATGTAGTTCAatcattaaaacctttttttgtgcTATCTAAGCCTCTAGAATCGAATGCTGTGTTGGAAAACGTTCCGAACGTACAGTAGTACTAGGGATAGCCTTTGCTTAGTAGGAAAAAAGCAAGGATGGATAATAAAATGCTCCAGTTATCTCTTGTAAACCCTGGTGGCCACAGTTAGGTATGTTTTGTTGTAATTTATCCACTGAGATGCTCTATCTCTCTATAGTACAAATGATATACTACCAGTTCATTAAGTTTACCAGTCATCACTCTTGAGGATGATAAGTACCAGCATGACCCTTTACAAACACCCCACTATCACTCCTGTGGGAAAACAAGACAAACTTAAAAAGAGAAGGAACAATCGACAGGATACAGAATGGATAGGATACAGACTGCTTCAACATTTCAACTATAGTGTAGTCTTGGCAATATCTGCATATTACACATTCAAGTATAGAACAAAACATATTTACCAAAACATaaggtaagaaaatagattttaaaacctttgtaTTTAACAGAACAGGAAGGGCCTTACTAGATGGTAAAGTGCTCTTTTGAGGGTTCTACTGCTATTAGAAAATagataggttaaaaaaaaaacacacacatttacagtgtttctgtttatttttttgttattttatgcagcactagtttttgttgctaataaaTGAAAACTATTTTCTTGCTATTCCAGGAGTAATGCTTTTTGCTTAGATTTCCGTCTGCGGCCTGGAGTAGCCTTCATTCAGGCTTCTTTATCCCAGCGGTGGGCTAAATAATACATCAATACTGAGTCAAAACCttccagtggcactggaacaatttttaaagtgggggtgctgaaagccattgaacaaaactgtaacccctgtatatgatggaagccatgcaaagccaaggggtgctaCCGCGCCCTTGAAATCTTATACTTACATGGAggtgttcttcagttcaggtacctcgtaCAGAAAGGCAAACATGgcttgtgaactgtttgtaaaacatgtaaacgAATAAAGTTCAgctaacctttttattttttaattcggTTTTGCGTGCAGGTTGGTGTACGTGTGTACGGTATTTAGGTTACCATTAGGTCTGGACATGTATTAtattagaaattaaaaatatctagtagcctgtgtgttaatgctgatcgtgctgtttgttcaggaACTTGTTCAcggtgtgttcataaagtttattcaaagcctccttcctggctttgttagtGCAGAGAGCACCCGTCTGTGTTGTTACTGAAATAaatttgctgaaagtaatcaggcTGCATCCAGTTGTTGGATTTCTTCTAACTGTCATTGAAACCGGAGACAAGTTGCTACTGTGCTTACTGCATTGCTGCTAAAATCAAACACCATTCCCAATTGCCTTTTAAACTGTATTCATTTGCTAGACTaaattttaaaagatacattGAGTGTATAGAACAGCGATGAAGCAATCTTagtgacagacaacattcagacgGTCTGTACGGagattctttttttcttcaagcagaaaaaaggtaaaatacgcAAATACTGCATTTACGTATTTGATTGCAGACTTATTtgaaacagtgattaaacattcAAGGTTgtttaccagagattaaggccCTCGTATTAACTAATCAGATTAAATGAAATATCTGATCCGTTTTCTAATTTTCCTTTAAAAGCAGTAGATACCATTACAATAAATAttctaatatatacatatttaagtaATCATACATTTGGGATTCTATTTATTCATCAGTTCATTAGTGTAGTGTTAATAGCCTGGAAATGAAACAGCTTCTTCTTAAtcattttcttattattatttttatgtgacCAAGAGAGGATACTGGTACTCAAGAATCTTTCTCTGCAGTGTCTCccactgctgaaataaagttgctgaaagtaatcaggcTGCATCCAATGGTTGGATTTCTTCTACTTGTCATTGAAACCGGAGACTAGTTGTGATTTTGTTACTGTATTGTTGCTGACAGCAAGTGTGATAGACCGGTAAATAATGGGTAAGTATATTTATTCTAATTACAATAGGTAGCTAAACTCTGCTAGCCGGTGAAAGGTACGGGCACCAGCTCCCATGATTTTGGTATATGCCGATAATTATGAATCGAGTACTTCGTAACACTTACTGTGATCGctctttcaattttctttttgatcCCAGGACCACacaacacaaggtagttataaaataaatttttatttGGTACacaagtttctttaaaatatggaACAGGACACAATCCTTTATCTGGTTAACACAGAATAGTCTAAAATTAGTATACAATTTTAAACACATTCAATAACCCTTAATAGCAGTGACTTCGTAATTAAAGAATGCATCAGAacttaccaaaaataaataaataatctaacgATTGTAATGCAACTGCTGCATAGTCAAGAGCAGCTATCTtttgtcaaaagaaaataaatagacgAGGAAAGTGTATATTTCAGTCTCACGAGTCTCCGTCTTAATTATGTTGGTCTCTGTGGTGCTTAAAAACTAAAGTTCATGTTCAGAGCAACTCCCACTTGCCCCCAGGAACACTCACGGATTCCTCCAGGTGGCAATGAGAAAGCTTCAGCTGATAACAGCACTGGGCTCTGGCGCAGCAAAGTAATTCAGCACAACTAGTTGTAAAGAACGGATTTCAGTCccgatagaaaaaaaaagtaacacattttgACTATCAAAATGTAGAAACACAGTCTCAGTTTACTCAAGTCATTCCAACTCGATTTATCTCGGTAGGGGATATGACAGCAACAGTGTTACCGAGTAAGAGAATATAGACACCCTTCAGCGTCATCTGCAGCCAAACATGATCACAGATAGACATAGCTCTTCCTGTTTTGTACTACCCTGCTTGCTGCCTTGGACGCGTCTCTTCCAATCTCCGTGCTCATCTCTTGCACGTCAGGTGTTCAAGCATCACAAACCAACACTTATTGgctaaaacaaaagcaaaaaacgcagtgataataaaaataagaaaacaacttagtgacacacacacacacacacacacacacacacacacacacacacacacacacacacacacacacaataatattaaaaatccaaa
The Polyodon spathula isolate WHYD16114869_AA chromosome 9, ASM1765450v1, whole genome shotgun sequence genome window above contains:
- the LOC121321175 gene encoding olfactory receptor 1-like codes for the protein MSPNSTTMSLNVTSGRPLFYINGFSNMLYANYYFIFLSVVYVLTILANAFLMLLICVEQSLHNPKYVAVFHLAVVDTCCSTAVIPNLIHTFIFSSQFIVFEACLANMFFVHFFTGLQSLSLVLLAYDRLIAICFPLQYHTINTNTRMIIIIAVIWVILSVMLLVLVLLVARLSFCNSTVINSYFCDHGPVYKLACNDTSANYIFSILLISLFLILPVALIILSYACILFELFKIASREGKRKALKTCTSHLILVIIFFLPILVTYITAMVSAIHPNARILNNSLSATIPPLLNPIIYTLKTEEIMEAIKKLFKKTKIFQVKS